A region of Mycolicibacterium brumae DNA encodes the following proteins:
- a CDS encoding M50 family metallopeptidase, whose amino-acid sequence MMFVLGIVLFALAILVSVALHECGHMWVARATGMKVRRYFVGFGPTLWSTKRPNSLGETEYGVKAIPLGGFCDIAGMTAVDEIAPEDKPYAMYRQKVWKRVAVLFAGPAMNFIIGLVLIYGIALTWGLPNLNPPKAAIVGSTTCVSDEVTRGELAECDGTGPAAAAGIAEGDTIVKVGDTPVGDFDELVEAVRGAHGPTEFVVQRPDGGGEYTTVVNVTEAKRWTKTGDAEPAQTTVGAIGVGPARVEPTQYNVLTAVPGTLVFTKDMTVELGKAMAKIPTKVGALARSIGGGERDPETPISVVGATIIGGDTVDQGLWVLFWMFLAQLNFVLGAINLVPLLPFDGGHIAVATYEKLRNMVRKARGLLPGGPVDYMKLMPATYVVLALVVGYMLLTVTADLVNPIRLFQ is encoded by the coding sequence ATGATGTTCGTTCTGGGCATCGTGCTGTTCGCCCTGGCCATCCTGGTCTCGGTGGCGCTGCACGAATGCGGCCACATGTGGGTCGCCCGCGCCACCGGTATGAAAGTGCGCCGCTATTTCGTCGGTTTCGGGCCCACGCTGTGGTCGACCAAGCGGCCCAACTCCCTCGGCGAGACCGAGTACGGCGTCAAGGCCATCCCGCTCGGCGGATTCTGCGACATCGCCGGCATGACCGCGGTCGACGAGATCGCGCCCGAGGACAAGCCGTACGCCATGTACCGGCAGAAGGTGTGGAAGCGCGTCGCGGTGCTGTTCGCCGGGCCGGCGATGAACTTCATCATCGGATTGGTGCTCATCTACGGCATCGCGCTGACCTGGGGCCTGCCGAACCTCAACCCGCCGAAGGCGGCGATCGTCGGGAGCACCACCTGCGTCTCCGACGAGGTGACCCGCGGCGAACTGGCCGAATGCGACGGGACCGGGCCCGCCGCGGCCGCCGGGATCGCCGAGGGCGACACCATCGTCAAGGTCGGCGACACCCCCGTCGGCGACTTCGACGAGCTGGTCGAGGCGGTCCGCGGCGCTCACGGCCCCACCGAGTTCGTCGTGCAGCGTCCCGACGGCGGCGGCGAGTACACCACCGTCGTGAATGTCACCGAGGCCAAACGCTGGACCAAGACCGGCGACGCCGAGCCTGCCCAGACCACCGTCGGCGCCATCGGCGTCGGCCCGGCGCGCGTCGAGCCGACGCAGTACAACGTGCTCACCGCGGTCCCGGGGACCCTGGTGTTCACCAAGGACATGACCGTCGAACTGGGCAAGGCGATGGCCAAGATCCCCACCAAGGTCGGCGCGCTGGCGCGCTCCATCGGCGGCGGGGAACGCGACCCAGAGACCCCGATCAGCGTGGTCGGCGCCACCATCATCGGTGGGGACACCGTCGACCAGGGCCTGTGGGTGCTGTTCTGGATGTTCCTGGCGCAGCTGAACTTCGTGCTCGGCGCGATCAACCTGGTGCCGCTGCTGCCGTTCGACGGCGGGCATATCGCGGTGGCCACCTACGAGAAGCTGCGCAATATGGTCCGCAAGGCCCGGGGGTTGCTGCCCGGCGGCCCGGTGGACTACATGAAACTGATGCCCGCGACGTATGTGGTGCTGGCATTGGTGGTCGGATACATGCTGTTGACCGTGACCGCGGACCTGGTCAACCCGATCAGGCTCTTCCAGTAG
- the ispG gene encoding flavodoxin-dependent (E)-4-hydroxy-3-methylbut-2-enyl-diphosphate synthase, whose translation MNIGLGLPSAPPPVLAPRRKTRQLMVRDVGVGSDHPISVQSMCTTKTHDVNSTLQQIAQLTASGCDIVRVACPRQEDADALAEIVRHSNLPVIADIHFQPKYIFAAIDAGCAAVRVNPGNIKEFDGRVAEVAKAAGAAHVPIRIGVNAGSLDKRFLEKYGKATPEALVESALWEASLFEEHGFGDIKISVKHNDPVVMVEAYRQLAAACDYPLHLGVTEAGPAFQGTIKSAVAFGALLAEGIGDTIRVSLSAPPVEEVKVGNQILESLNLRPRGLEIVSCPSCGRAQVDVYTLANQVTAGLEGLEVPLRVAVMGCVVNGPGEAREADLGVASGNGKGQIFVKGEVIKTVPEALIVETLIEEALRLAEEMGQAVDTGDGPSASGTPIVTVS comes from the coding sequence ATGAACATCGGTCTAGGGCTTCCGTCGGCGCCGCCGCCGGTGCTGGCCCCGCGGCGCAAGACCCGTCAGCTGATGGTCCGCGACGTCGGCGTCGGCAGCGACCACCCGATCTCGGTGCAGTCGATGTGCACCACCAAGACCCACGACGTGAACTCCACGCTGCAGCAGATCGCCCAGCTGACCGCGTCGGGCTGCGACATCGTCCGGGTGGCCTGCCCCCGGCAGGAGGACGCCGACGCGCTCGCCGAGATCGTGCGGCATTCGAACCTGCCGGTGATCGCCGACATCCACTTCCAGCCCAAGTACATCTTCGCCGCGATCGACGCCGGCTGCGCGGCCGTGCGGGTCAACCCCGGCAATATCAAGGAGTTCGACGGCCGGGTCGCCGAGGTCGCCAAGGCCGCCGGGGCGGCGCACGTCCCCATCCGGATCGGCGTCAACGCCGGATCGCTGGACAAGCGGTTCCTGGAGAAGTACGGCAAGGCCACCCCGGAGGCGCTGGTCGAATCCGCGCTCTGGGAGGCCTCGCTGTTCGAGGAGCACGGCTTCGGCGACATCAAGATCAGCGTCAAGCACAACGACCCGGTGGTGATGGTGGAGGCGTACCGGCAGTTGGCCGCGGCCTGCGACTACCCGCTGCACCTCGGGGTCACCGAGGCCGGACCGGCCTTCCAGGGCACCATCAAATCCGCCGTCGCGTTCGGCGCGCTGCTGGCCGAGGGCATCGGCGACACCATCCGGGTGTCGCTGTCCGCGCCGCCGGTCGAAGAGGTCAAGGTCGGCAACCAGATCCTGGAATCGCTGAACCTGCGCCCGCGCGGCCTGGAGATCGTGTCCTGCCCGTCCTGCGGCCGCGCCCAGGTCGACGTGTACACGCTGGCCAACCAGGTGACCGCCGGGCTGGAGGGCCTGGAGGTGCCGCTGCGGGTGGCGGTGATGGGATGCGTGGTGAACGGCCCCGGCGAGGCCCGGGAAGCCGACCTCGGGGTGGCCTCCGGAAACGGCAAGGGCCAGATTTTCGTCAAGGGCGAGGTCATCAAGACCGTGCCCGAGGCGCTGATCGTGGAGACGCTCATCGAGGAGGCGCTGCGGCTGGCCGAGGAGATGGGCCAGGCGGTCGACACCGGGGACGGCCCAAGCGCCAGCGGCACGCCGATCGTCACCGTAAGCTGA
- a CDS encoding GNAT family N-acetyltransferase, with the protein MSAPPFHRLVDERRVSVVRDAAAVARVFAADPVACCMVAARVADHGISPAAIGGELWTRRRVEESLCFSGPNLIPLRGAITDLHAFADKASSAPRRCSSVVGPVDLVLPMWQRLAQVWGPARDVRDNQPLLALSGEPACAPDPLVRRVRIEELDAYLVAAVDMFIGEVGVDPRAGDGGRGYRRRVAALIAAGRAWARFERGQVVFKAEVGAQSPTVGQIQGVWVRPDQRGHGLGSAGTATLAAAIAAEGRIPSLYVNDFNTVARAVYDRVGFTQVGEFATVLLD; encoded by the coding sequence ATGTCGGCGCCACCGTTCCATCGTCTCGTCGACGAGCGACGGGTGTCGGTGGTGCGCGACGCGGCCGCGGTCGCGCGGGTGTTCGCCGCCGACCCGGTGGCCTGCTGCATGGTCGCCGCCCGGGTGGCCGACCACGGCATCAGCCCGGCCGCCATCGGCGGGGAGCTGTGGACCCGCCGGCGCGTCGAGGAGTCGCTGTGCTTCTCCGGGCCCAACCTCATCCCGCTGCGCGGCGCGATCACCGATCTGCACGCCTTCGCCGACAAGGCGTCCTCCGCTCCGCGGCGCTGTTCCTCGGTGGTCGGCCCGGTGGACCTGGTGCTGCCGATGTGGCAGCGGCTGGCGCAGGTGTGGGGCCCGGCCCGGGATGTTCGGGACAATCAGCCGCTGCTGGCGCTGTCCGGCGAGCCCGCGTGCGCCCCGGACCCGCTGGTGCGCCGGGTCCGGATCGAGGAGCTCGACGCCTACCTGGTCGCGGCGGTGGACATGTTCATCGGCGAGGTCGGGGTGGACCCGCGGGCCGGCGACGGTGGCCGCGGTTATCGCCGCCGGGTCGCCGCGCTGATCGCCGCCGGCCGGGCCTGGGCGCGGTTCGAACGCGGCCAGGTGGTGTTCAAGGCCGAGGTGGGCGCGCAGTCGCCGACCGTCGGGCAGATCCAGGGCGTGTGGGTGCGCCCGGACCAGCGCGGCCACGGCCTGGGCAGCGCGGGCACGGCGACGCTGGCCGCGGCGATCGCCGCCGAGGGCCGGATTCCCAGCCTGTACGTCAACGATTTCAACACCGTGGCCCGCGCCGTCTACGACCGCGTCGGCTTCACCCAGGTCGGGGAGTTCGCCACCGTCCTGCTGGACTGA
- a CDS encoding SRPBCC family protein: protein MPITEVVTDTDALTLTVIADFPVGVQRLWDAYLDPRQIERFWGPPEYPATFLRHDGYPGGRTHYRMVGPDGAAYPGYWEWVAVDAPRSFEVRDGFADADGTPNTEMPTTRMIFEFSETPDGARLVTTTTFGSLADLEQLKEMGMEEGMRAAMGQIDAIVADLSSFAADQRTQLQRVGDTQARVSRVIAATPEQLWHAHHDPELMKRWMIGPDGWALTVCEPAAEVGARYRWHWDPVDGGAGFGFTGELLAAERPWREVTTEAMTTAEDPDAANSWQTVNELTFTPVAGGTLLTLLISYPDAELREQILATGMVDGMEASYARLEAIELG, encoded by the coding sequence ATGCCCATCACCGAGGTCGTCACCGACACCGACGCGCTCACCCTCACCGTGATCGCCGACTTCCCCGTCGGCGTCCAGCGGCTCTGGGACGCCTACCTGGACCCGCGCCAGATAGAGCGATTCTGGGGTCCGCCGGAGTATCCCGCCACCTTCCTGCGGCACGACGGCTACCCGGGCGGCCGCACCCACTACCGGATGGTCGGGCCGGACGGCGCCGCCTACCCCGGCTACTGGGAATGGGTCGCCGTCGACGCGCCGCGCTCCTTCGAGGTGCGCGACGGCTTCGCCGACGCCGACGGGACCCCGAACACCGAGATGCCCACCACCCGGATGATTTTCGAATTCAGCGAGACCCCCGACGGCGCCCGGCTGGTGACCACCACGACGTTCGGTTCGCTGGCCGACCTCGAGCAGCTCAAGGAAATGGGTATGGAAGAGGGCATGCGCGCCGCGATGGGCCAGATCGACGCCATTGTCGCGGACCTGAGCAGCTTCGCCGCCGACCAGCGCACCCAGCTGCAGCGGGTCGGCGACACCCAGGCCCGGGTCAGCCGGGTCATCGCCGCGACGCCGGAACAGCTATGGCACGCCCACCACGATCCGGAGCTGATGAAGCGCTGGATGATCGGCCCGGACGGCTGGGCGTTGACGGTCTGCGAACCGGCCGCCGAGGTCGGCGCGCGGTACCGCTGGCACTGGGACCCGGTCGACGGCGGCGCCGGGTTCGGTTTCACCGGCGAGTTGCTGGCCGCCGAACGGCCGTGGCGGGAGGTGACCACCGAGGCGATGACGACCGCCGAGGACCCGGACGCCGCGAACAGCTGGCAAACCGTCAACGAGCTGACCTTCACCCCGGTCGCCGGCGGGACACTGCTGACGCTGTTGATCAGCTACCCCGACGCCGAGCTGCGCGAGCAGATCCTGGCGACCGGAATGGTCGACGGCATGGAGGCCAGTTACGCGCGGCTGGAGGCCATCGAGCTCGGCTAG
- a CDS encoding ArsR/SmtB family transcription factor yields MVVDELSDEQVDRIFRALADATRRDIVRRTLVAEASVSELARDYDMSFAAVQKHVAVLEAADLVIKIPRGRERIVQGNPEAIRRAQQLLGHFEQLWRGRIERLDALLAEPPD; encoded by the coding sequence ATGGTTGTAGATGAGCTTTCCGACGAGCAGGTGGACCGGATCTTCCGGGCACTGGCCGACGCGACCCGACGCGACATCGTCCGCCGCACGCTGGTGGCCGAGGCATCGGTCTCCGAACTGGCTCGCGATTACGACATGAGCTTCGCCGCCGTGCAGAAGCACGTCGCGGTGCTCGAGGCGGCCGACCTGGTCATCAAGATCCCGCGCGGACGGGAGCGCATCGTGCAGGGCAACCCCGAGGCGATCCGCCGCGCGCAGCAGCTGCTCGGCCATTTTGAGCAACTGTGGCGGGGCCGCATCGAGCGGCTCGACGCACTGCTCGCCGAACCACCGGACTGA
- a CDS encoding penicillin-binding transpeptidase domain-containing protein, with protein sequence MATKASSVTRAGGLLLAVVLTATMALAGCTPRPDGPEPAAKAFFDALSTGDTTTAADLTDRPDIALEALNASWTGLQADRLEVATTGSRFTEDTGSVNYTYTWHLPKNRTWTYDGQLNMVRDEAGWQVRWSGTGLHPKLGENQSLQLRADAPRRASVNELGGSDVLVPGYRYSYQFDARQAGLELMPSAQTAVDVLRPFGGPPDAALLAEQSSASDKPMLLATLSQDDVDKVAPALENRPGIIKIAIPELLATDPGFAPALISEVRKAVVDDLDGAPGWRVVSVNQYGTDTDVLHEVAPAPAPSVSITLDRAVQDAAQNAVNGQGLKAMMVVIRPSTGDVLAVAQNAAADVDGPTATMGLYPPGSTFKIITAGAAMDNQLASPDTMLGCPAEIEIGHRRVPNYNKFDLGVVPMSRAFADSCNTTFAELASKMTPRALNQTAARFGLGVDYQIEGLPTVSGSVPPTVDLAEMVEDGFGQGKVLASPFGMALAAATVAAGQTPVPRLIIGHDTVVDGQASPVSPQMLDGLRSMMRMVVTDGTAKDLRDAGDVRGKTGEAEFDGGSHAWFAGYRGDMAFASLIVGGGSSEYAVRMTRQMLDSLPGDYLA encoded by the coding sequence ATGGCAACGAAAGCATCATCCGTAACACGGGCCGGCGGGCTGCTCCTGGCCGTCGTGCTCACCGCGACGATGGCGCTGGCCGGCTGCACCCCCCGGCCCGACGGGCCCGAACCGGCCGCCAAGGCGTTCTTCGACGCGCTGTCCACCGGTGACACCACCACCGCCGCGGACCTCACCGACCGGCCCGACATCGCCCTGGAGGCGCTCAACGCGTCCTGGACCGGGCTGCAGGCCGACCGCCTGGAGGTCGCCACCACCGGCTCGCGCTTCACCGAGGACACCGGCTCGGTGAACTACACCTACACCTGGCATCTGCCCAAGAACCGCACCTGGACCTACGACGGACAGCTGAACATGGTCCGTGACGAAGCCGGTTGGCAGGTCCGCTGGTCAGGCACCGGACTGCACCCGAAGCTGGGGGAGAATCAGAGCCTGCAACTGCGCGCCGACGCGCCCCGACGCGCCTCGGTCAACGAGCTCGGCGGCAGCGATGTGCTGGTGCCCGGCTACCGGTACAGCTACCAGTTCGACGCCCGCCAGGCCGGCCTGGAACTGATGCCCAGCGCGCAGACCGCTGTCGACGTGCTGCGCCCCTTCGGCGGGCCGCCGGACGCCGCGCTGCTGGCCGAGCAGTCCAGCGCCTCGGACAAGCCGATGCTGCTGGCCACGCTGTCCCAGGACGACGTCGACAAGGTGGCCCCGGCGCTGGAGAACCGGCCCGGGATCATCAAGATCGCCATCCCGGAGTTGCTGGCGACCGACCCCGGTTTCGCCCCGGCGCTGATCAGCGAGGTCCGCAAGGCCGTCGTCGACGATCTCGACGGCGCGCCCGGCTGGCGCGTCGTCAGCGTCAACCAGTACGGCACCGACACCGATGTGCTGCACGAAGTCGCGCCAGCCCCGGCGCCGTCGGTGTCCATCACGCTGGACCGCGCCGTGCAGGACGCCGCCCAGAACGCCGTCAACGGCCAGGGCCTCAAGGCCATGATGGTGGTGATCCGGCCGTCGACCGGCGACGTTCTCGCGGTCGCCCAGAACGCGGCCGCCGACGTCGACGGGCCGACGGCCACCATGGGCCTGTACCCGCCCGGGTCGACGTTCAAGATCATCACCGCGGGCGCGGCGATGGACAACCAATTGGCCAGCCCCGACACCATGCTGGGCTGCCCCGCCGAAATCGAGATCGGCCACCGCCGGGTGCCCAACTACAACAAGTTCGACCTCGGCGTGGTGCCGATGAGCCGCGCGTTCGCCGACTCCTGCAACACCACGTTCGCCGAGCTGGCCTCCAAGATGACCCCGCGGGCGCTGAACCAGACCGCCGCCCGTTTCGGCCTCGGAGTGGATTACCAGATCGAGGGCCTGCCGACGGTCTCCGGATCGGTGCCGCCGACGGTCGATCTGGCCGAGATGGTCGAGGACGGCTTCGGCCAGGGCAAGGTGCTGGCCAGCCCGTTCGGCATGGCGCTGGCCGCGGCGACGGTGGCCGCCGGCCAGACCCCGGTGCCGCGGCTGATCATCGGCCACGACACCGTCGTCGACGGCCAGGCCTCTCCGGTCAGCCCGCAGATGCTCGACGGTCTGCGGTCGATGATGCGGATGGTGGTCACCGACGGCACCGCCAAGGACCTGCGCGACGCCGGCGATGTCCGCGGCAAGACCGGTGAGGCGGAGTTCGACGGCGGCTCACACGCCTGGTTCGCCGGCTACCGCGGCGATATGGCCTTCGCGTCACTGATCGTCGGCGGCGGAAGTTCGGAGTACGCGGTCCGGATGACCCGGCAGATGCTCGACAGCCTGCCCGGGGACTATCTCGCCTGA
- a CDS encoding DUF1707 SHOCT-like domain-containing protein has translation MTFPDEPDRMRVSDADRNGTLRRLHNAVALGLIDIDEFEQRSVQVATARLRPELDLLVGDLPGPGAVVTSATDRLELRGVLGSLHREGEWSVPTSLALYRRMGSVSLDLTHARFAGPIAVIDLDMKFGSLDLRLPEAASASLDDVEVIVGSARDHRPNPPADGRPHVILSGKVVCGSVDIWGPQRTWRDRIKLRRGRG, from the coding sequence ATGACTTTCCCCGATGAACCTGACCGGATGCGGGTTTCCGACGCGGACCGCAACGGAACCCTGCGCCGGCTGCACAACGCCGTCGCGCTCGGGCTGATCGACATCGACGAGTTCGAGCAGCGTTCGGTTCAGGTCGCCACCGCCCGACTGCGTCCCGAACTGGACCTGCTGGTCGGCGACCTGCCGGGGCCCGGCGCGGTCGTCACCTCGGCCACCGACCGGCTGGAACTGCGCGGCGTGCTCGGATCGCTGCACCGCGAGGGGGAGTGGTCGGTGCCCACCAGCCTGGCGCTGTACCGCCGGATGGGCTCGGTCAGCCTGGACCTCACCCACGCCCGGTTCGCCGGGCCGATCGCGGTGATCGACCTCGACATGAAGTTCGGTTCGCTGGACCTGCGGCTGCCCGAGGCGGCCAGCGCGTCGCTCGACGACGTCGAGGTGATCGTCGGCAGCGCCCGCGACCACCGGCCCAATCCGCCCGCCGACGGTCGGCCGCACGTCATTCTCAGCGGCAAGGTGGTCTGCGGATCCGTTGACATCTGGGGCCCGCAGCGCACCTGGCGCGACCGGATCAAGCTGCGCCGCGGGCGCGGTTGA
- a CDS encoding NAD-dependent epimerase/dehydratase family protein has protein sequence MRVFVTGGTGAIGGHAVPALVAAGHEVTAMARTEDKAQLLRGQGATPALVSLFDRDALTAAFAGHDAVVNMASSLPPTERFMLYSAWADCERIRTEGSAAVVDAALAAGVGRVVQESVAMLYHDGGAGWIDENWPVEHYRISAGNHAAEASARRFAESGGEAVTLRFGLFYGPGAAHSEQLMAMARRHIGFRPGRPDGYMSSIHLADAAGAVVAALRCDPDVYNVVDDQPVTKKENCAAMAAAVGVRPWVTGPGRLAALVGDRVTSLTRSLRVSNARFRAAANWAPSHPSVWEGYRSMAGHTG, from the coding sequence ATGCGGGTATTCGTCACCGGCGGCACCGGAGCGATCGGCGGCCACGCGGTGCCCGCATTGGTGGCCGCCGGCCACGAAGTCACCGCCATGGCCCGCACCGAGGACAAAGCGCAGCTGCTGCGCGGGCAGGGAGCGACGCCGGCTCTGGTGTCGTTGTTCGACCGCGACGCGTTGACCGCCGCCTTCGCCGGCCATGACGCGGTGGTCAACATGGCGTCGTCGCTGCCGCCGACGGAGCGCTTCATGCTGTACTCGGCGTGGGCGGACTGCGAGCGGATCCGCACCGAGGGTTCGGCGGCCGTGGTCGACGCCGCGCTCGCGGCGGGCGTGGGACGCGTGGTCCAGGAGTCGGTGGCGATGCTCTATCACGATGGCGGCGCCGGGTGGATCGATGAGAACTGGCCGGTCGAGCACTACCGGATCTCCGCCGGGAACCACGCGGCCGAGGCCAGCGCACGTCGGTTCGCGGAGTCCGGGGGCGAGGCCGTGACCTTGCGGTTCGGGTTGTTCTACGGACCGGGGGCCGCGCACAGCGAGCAGCTGATGGCGATGGCGCGCCGCCACATCGGGTTCCGTCCGGGCCGGCCCGACGGGTACATGTCCTCGATCCACCTGGCCGACGCCGCGGGCGCCGTCGTCGCGGCCCTGCGCTGCGATCCGGACGTCTACAACGTCGTGGACGACCAGCCGGTCACCAAGAAGGAGAACTGCGCGGCGATGGCGGCTGCGGTGGGCGTCCGACCATGGGTCACCGGACCGGGCCGGCTGGCGGCGCTTGTCGGGGACCGCGTCACATCGCTGACGAGATCCCTGCGGGTCAGCAACGCGCGGTTCCGGGCCGCGGCGAACTGGGCCCCGAGCCATCCGAGCGTGTGGGAGGGCTATCGATCGATGGCCGGGCACACCGGCTGA
- the map gene encoding type I methionyl aminopeptidase: protein MSVRAPLRPGRLSPTLPVPKSIDRPEYAWRDSVNEGSEPWVQTPEVIEKMRVAGRIAAGALAEAGKAVAPGVTTDALDRIAHEYMIDHGAYPSTLGYKGFPKSCCTSLNEIICHGIPDSTVIADGDIVNIDVTAYIDGVHGDTNATFCAGDVSEEHRLLVERTHEATMRAIKAVKPGRALSVIGRVIESYAHRFGYHVVRDFTGHGIGTTFHNGLVVLHYDKPEVDTIIEPGMTFTIEPMINLGSLDYEIWDDDWTVATVDGKWTAQFEHTLVVTDDGAEILTLAP, encoded by the coding sequence ATGTCTGTGCGCGCCCCGCTTCGCCCCGGCCGGCTGTCCCCGACGCTGCCGGTGCCCAAGTCGATCGACCGTCCCGAGTACGCCTGGCGGGACAGCGTCAACGAGGGCAGCGAACCCTGGGTGCAGACGCCCGAGGTGATCGAGAAGATGCGGGTGGCCGGGCGGATCGCCGCGGGCGCGCTCGCCGAGGCCGGCAAGGCCGTCGCCCCCGGGGTCACCACCGACGCGCTGGACCGCATCGCGCACGAGTACATGATCGACCACGGCGCCTACCCGTCGACGCTGGGCTACAAGGGTTTCCCGAAGTCCTGCTGCACCTCGCTCAACGAGATCATCTGCCACGGCATCCCGGATTCGACGGTCATCGCCGACGGCGACATCGTCAATATCGACGTCACCGCCTACATCGACGGGGTGCACGGCGACACCAACGCCACCTTCTGCGCCGGGGACGTCAGCGAGGAGCACCGGCTGCTGGTTGAGCGCACCCACGAGGCCACCATGCGCGCCATCAAGGCGGTCAAACCCGGCCGCGCGCTGTCGGTGATCGGCCGGGTCATCGAGTCCTACGCGCACCGATTCGGCTACCACGTCGTCCGTGATTTCACCGGCCACGGCATCGGCACCACCTTCCACAACGGACTGGTGGTGCTGCACTACGACAAACCCGAGGTCGACACCATCATCGAGCCCGGCATGACGTTCACCATCGAGCCGATGATCAACCTCGGCTCGCTGGACTACGAGATCTGGGACGACGACTGGACCGTCGCCACCGTCGACGGCAAATGGACCGCGCAGTTCGAGCACACGCTGGTGGTGACCGACGACGGTGCGGAGATCCTGACGCTGGCGCCTTGA
- a CDS encoding cobyric acid synthase — protein sequence MSSSGGALLIAGTTSDAGKSMVVAGLCRLLARRGVKVAPFKAQNMSNNSAVTVDGGEIGRAQAMQARAAGLAPHTRFNPVLLKPGSDRQSQLVVRGRVTGTVRAGDYIAHRDALSSVVAEELRSLRDEFDAVICEGAGSPAEINLRATDLANMGLARAHHLPVVIVGDIDRGGLLAHLFGTVAILEPKDQALIAGFLVNKFRGDPRLLAPGLDRLAELTGRPSYGVLPFHDGLWMDTEDSVSVLAGHVVGIPTAPRGDQWLRVGAIRLPRISNSTDIEALAAEPGVAVRWVDDPAGLAGLDLVVIPGSKASVADLDWLRARGLAAAVAEHASGGGAVLGICGGFQMLCRGIDDPVESGRGAVPGLGLLDADIVFAVDKTLALHTGAAATGGLSGYEIHHGLLARSAAADWAGIGLRDGAIHGTHWHGLLDNDDFRRDFLTAVAASTGRTGFVVADDVDVPARRDAQLDLMADLLAAHADVEALLALLRDGPPTRPTVVAGRIR from the coding sequence TTGAGCAGCTCGGGCGGCGCTCTGCTGATCGCCGGCACGACCTCCGACGCCGGCAAGTCCATGGTGGTCGCCGGGCTGTGCCGGCTGCTGGCCCGCCGCGGCGTGAAGGTGGCCCCGTTCAAAGCGCAGAACATGTCCAACAATTCCGCGGTCACCGTCGACGGCGGGGAGATCGGCCGCGCCCAGGCCATGCAGGCCCGCGCCGCCGGATTGGCGCCGCACACCCGGTTCAATCCGGTCCTGCTCAAACCGGGCAGTGACCGCCAGAGTCAATTGGTCGTCCGCGGCCGGGTGACCGGGACGGTGCGCGCCGGGGACTACATCGCCCACCGGGACGCGCTGTCGTCGGTGGTCGCCGAGGAACTGCGGAGTCTGCGCGACGAGTTCGACGCGGTGATCTGTGAGGGCGCGGGCTCGCCGGCCGAGATCAACCTGCGGGCCACCGACCTGGCGAATATGGGTCTGGCCCGCGCGCACCACCTGCCGGTGGTGATCGTCGGCGACATCGACCGCGGCGGTCTGCTGGCGCACCTGTTCGGCACCGTCGCGATCCTGGAGCCGAAAGACCAGGCGCTGATCGCCGGCTTCCTGGTGAACAAGTTCCGCGGCGACCCGCGCCTGCTGGCGCCCGGGCTGGACCGGCTGGCCGAGCTGACCGGTCGGCCCAGTTACGGGGTGCTGCCGTTTCACGACGGGCTGTGGATGGACACCGAGGACTCGGTGTCGGTGCTGGCCGGGCACGTCGTCGGGATCCCGACCGCACCGCGCGGCGACCAGTGGCTGCGGGTCGGCGCGATCCGGTTGCCCCGGATCTCGAACTCCACCGACATCGAGGCGCTGGCCGCCGAACCGGGGGTGGCGGTGCGCTGGGTCGACGATCCGGCCGGATTGGCCGGGCTGGACCTGGTGGTGATCCCGGGCAGTAAGGCGAGCGTCGCCGACCTGGACTGGCTGCGCGCCCGCGGCCTGGCTGCCGCGGTGGCCGAGCACGCCAGCGGCGGGGGCGCGGTGCTCGGGATCTGCGGCGGCTTCCAGATGCTGTGCCGCGGCATCGACGACCCGGTCGAGTCGGGCCGCGGCGCGGTGCCCGGGCTGGGGCTGCTGGACGCCGACATCGTCTTCGCCGTGGATAAGACGCTGGCCCTGCACACCGGCGCCGCGGCGACCGGCGGGCTGTCCGGCTATGAGATCCATCACGGCCTGCTCGCCCGCAGCGCGGCGGCGGACTGGGCCGGGATCGGACTGCGTGACGGCGCGATCCATGGCACGCACTGGCACGGGCTGCTGGACAACGACGATTTCCGCCGCGACTTCCTGACCGCGGTCGCGGCGAGCACCGGCCGCACCGGCTTCGTCGTCGCCGACGATGTCGACGTGCCCGCCCGGCGGGACGCCCAACTGGACCTGATGGCCGATCTGCTGGCTGCCCACGCCGACGTCGAGGCATTGCTGGCGCTGCTGCGCGACGGCCCGCCGACCCGGCCAACCGTGGTCGCGGGCCGCATCCGGTGA